Proteins found in one Zea mays cultivar B73 chromosome 1, Zm-B73-REFERENCE-NAM-5.0, whole genome shotgun sequence genomic segment:
- the LOC100284817 gene encoding phosphoserine aminotransferase 1 translates to MAAAATTPHSLLLQRAAIPAAPSRASAAASPVRLPVRAARISCAAVAAPSPAAAAAADEVERGVYNFAAGPATLPLSVLKRAQAELVDYHGSGMSIMEMSHRGKEFDAAIKKAESDLRALLAVPDTHAVLFLQGGATTQFAAVPLNLCTGPSDPADFVVSGSWSDKAFKEAKKFSAASVAWSGKDGKYTALPPFDAIAQNPEARFLHICSNETIHGVEFKDYPEPRNRSGILVADMSSNFCSKPVDVSRFGVIYAGAQKNVGPSGVTIAIVRKDLIGAAQPITPVMLDFKTHADNASLYNTPPCFAIYVCGLVFEDLLAQGGLAEVEKKNARKAGALYDTIDASGGYYVCPVDKSVRSHMNVPFTLAKGPDFEKQFIAEAAKEGMVQLKGHRSVGGVRASIYNAMPLAGVEKLVAFMKDFQARNP, encoded by the coding sequence atggccgccgccgccaccacgcCGCACTCCCTCCTCCTCCAGCGCGCCGCGATCCCGGCCGCGCCGTCGAGGGCGTCCGCCGCCGCCTCTCCCGTCCGCCTCCCGGTCCGCGCCGCCAGGATCTCgtgcgcggcggtggcggcgccgTCCCCGGCCGCAGCCGCCGCGGCGGACGAGGTGGAGCGCGGCGTCTACAACTTCGCGGCGGGTCCCGCGACGCTCCCTCTCTCCGTGCTCAAGCGGGCGCAGGCGGAGCTGGTGGACTACCACGGCTCCGGGATGAGCATCATGGAGATGAGCCACCGCGGGAAGGAGTTCGACGCCGCCATCAAGAAGGCCGAGTCCGACCTGCGCGCGCTCCTCGCGGTGCCCGACACCCACGCCGTGCTCTTCCTCCAGGGCGGCGCCACCACGCAGTTCGCCGCCGTCCCGCTCAACCTCTGCACGGGGCCCTCCGACCCGGCCGACTTCGTCGTGTCCGGATCCTGGAGCGACAAGGCCTTCAAGGAGGCCAAGAAGTTCTCCGCCGCCTCCGTCGCCTGGTCGGGTAAAGACGGCAAGTACACGGCCCTCCCGCCGTTCGACGCCATCGCCCAGAACCCCGAGGCCAGGTTCCTCCACATCTGCTCCAACGAGACCATCCACGGCGTCGAGTTCAAGGACTACCCGGAGCCCCGCAACAGGTCGGGCATCCTCGTCGCCGACATGTCCTCCAACTTCTGCTCCAAGCCCGTCGACGTCTCCCGCTTCGGCGTCATCTACGCCGGCGCACAGAAGAACGTCGGGCCCTCCGGCGTCaccatcgccatcgtgcgcaaggACCTCATCGGCGCCGCTCAGCCCATCACGCCCGTCATGCTCGACTTCAAGACGCACGCCGACAACGCCTCCCTCTACAACACCCCGCCCTGCTTCGCCATCTACGTCTGCGGTCTCGTCTTCGAGGACCTGCTCGCGCAGGGCGGCCTCGCCGAGGTCGAGAAGAAGAACGCGCGCAAGGCCGGCGCCCTCTACGACACCATCGATGCCAGCGGAGGGTACTACGTCTGCCCCGTCGACAAGTCCGTGCGCTCGCACATGAACGTGCCCTTCACCCTGGCCAAGGGCCCGGACTTCGAGAAGCAGTTCATCGCCGAGGCGGCCAAGGAGGGCATGGTG